A genome region from Candidatus Methylomirabilota bacterium includes the following:
- a CDS encoding HD domain-containing phosphohydrolase produces MVRLSDLLRLGGRWPPPPPASAPSPPPPTTVAEAAPARADAPSAEHVFQSLVSFLESVRDRARAPSSSIPWAELEQRVAGALDALERSGELFWVANRAAVPAGADYLAVHQARVAVLAMRVGITLSLSRPQLLELGMAGALMDIGLWRLPPALRRRPESLGPDEQHQHRAHPRVAADLLRGWAAPFESLAEIVLHHHEREHGQGFPQALSGAAIHPQAKILGLVDTYTGFTLPSSLEPGLRPHEAIREIVRSRHEAFPPACIKALLNEVSVFPPGTLVRLNTGEVGCVVAVNRNHPLRPRVELYDARGRRLPTPRILDLAEAPFVYITGPAPEQERR; encoded by the coding sequence ATGGTCAGGCTGAGCGATCTGCTCCGCCTGGGCGGCCGCTGGCCGCCGCCCCCGCCGGCATCCGCACCTTCGCCTCCGCCTCCCACCACGGTGGCCGAGGCCGCGCCGGCCCGGGCGGACGCGCCGAGCGCCGAGCACGTCTTCCAGTCGCTCGTCAGCTTCTTGGAATCGGTCCGCGACCGCGCGCGGGCGCCGAGCTCGTCGATCCCCTGGGCCGAGCTGGAGCAACGCGTCGCCGGCGCGCTGGACGCCCTCGAGCGGTCGGGTGAGCTATTCTGGGTCGCCAACCGGGCGGCCGTGCCCGCCGGTGCGGACTATCTCGCCGTGCACCAGGCCCGCGTGGCCGTGCTGGCCATGCGCGTGGGCATCACGCTGAGCCTCAGCCGCCCGCAGCTGCTCGAGCTCGGCATGGCCGGCGCGCTGATGGACATCGGACTCTGGCGGCTGCCTCCGGCGCTGCGCAGACGTCCGGAGAGCCTGGGGCCCGATGAGCAACACCAGCATCGTGCCCATCCCCGCGTGGCCGCGGATCTGCTTCGAGGCTGGGCGGCGCCGTTCGAGAGCCTGGCCGAGATCGTGCTGCACCACCACGAGCGGGAGCATGGCCAGGGTTTTCCCCAGGCGCTGAGCGGGGCGGCCATTCATCCCCAGGCCAAGATCCTGGGCCTCGTGGACACCTACACCGGGTTCACCCTGCCGTCGTCGCTGGAGCCCGGTCTGCGGCCCCACGAAGCCATCCGGGAGATCGTGCGCTCCAGGCACGAGGCCTTTCCGCCCGCCTGCATCAAGGCGCTCCTCAACGAGGTCTCCGTCTTCCCGCCGGGCACACTGGTCCGGCTCAATACCGGCGAGGTGGGTTGCGTCGTCGCCGTGAACCGCAACCACCCGTTGCGGCCACGGGTCGAGCTCTACGACGCCCGCGGCCGCCGCCTGCCCACTCCCAGGATCCTCGATCTTGCCGAGGCCCCGTTCGTCTACATCACGGGGCCCGCCCCCGAACAGGAGCGCCGGTAG
- a CDS encoding SLBB domain-containing protein, with protein MQPAVGSVFPRVPADYKLGPGDVLDVQTTGRIDVTRQQLVIDPEGVASIPPLGGLSMGGLTLREANRRVAERVRGVLRYSNVTLSVAIPRCFEVILSGEVERPGAIQTSALRRVHDLVLAAGGITPRGSVRRVMLQDRSGQSEIDLLRFELRGDLDQNPLAEEGMRIHVPPRGGYVTLSGAVRRPGEYEISPGGTLAEILDLTGGVRQTAATSEARLTRLLPDGRQETISLDLARARPTDVPLHPGDMLFVPLLGVLQDVLEVRGAFNGTPESSRTTTAGRPTIVQRFELARGDRVKDIVGRAGGAAAHADLRLAFVDRTGVGGPRQRIPVDLHRLLVEKDDTQNIALENGDVLTLPVAEDKVYVLGEVRTPGAVDFRPDLTPREYLALAGGPTVRARFKNASVTFRNGRSYALAQAPPLEAGAVVTVPEVSVRWYHDYLAIAQAVASIITAYTALYFLFRD; from the coding sequence ATGCAGCCCGCTGTGGGATCGGTCTTTCCCCGCGTGCCCGCCGACTACAAGCTGGGGCCGGGCGATGTGCTCGACGTGCAGACCACCGGCCGGATCGACGTGACCCGCCAGCAGCTGGTGATCGATCCCGAAGGCGTGGCCAGCATTCCACCACTCGGCGGGCTGTCCATGGGCGGTCTCACCCTGCGTGAGGCGAATCGTCGCGTCGCCGAGCGCGTGCGCGGGGTGCTGCGCTACTCGAACGTGACGCTCTCCGTGGCCATTCCGCGCTGCTTCGAGGTCATCCTGTCGGGCGAGGTGGAGCGCCCGGGGGCGATCCAGACCTCCGCGTTGCGGCGCGTCCACGATCTCGTCCTGGCTGCCGGGGGTATCACGCCGCGGGGCAGCGTCCGCCGGGTCATGCTGCAGGACCGCTCGGGCCAGAGCGAGATCGATCTGTTGCGCTTCGAGCTTCGCGGCGATCTCGACCAGAACCCCCTGGCCGAAGAGGGCATGCGGATTCATGTCCCCCCCCGTGGCGGCTACGTGACGCTCAGCGGCGCCGTGCGTCGGCCCGGCGAATACGAGATCAGCCCGGGGGGCACCCTCGCCGAGATTCTCGACCTCACCGGCGGCGTACGCCAGACCGCCGCCACCAGCGAGGCCCGCCTCACGCGTCTGCTGCCCGACGGCCGGCAGGAGACGATTTCGCTGGATCTGGCCCGGGCCAGGCCCACCGACGTGCCGCTCCACCCCGGCGACATGCTGTTCGTGCCGCTGCTCGGGGTGCTGCAGGACGTCCTCGAGGTCCGCGGCGCCTTCAATGGCACGCCGGAATCGAGCCGCACGACGACGGCGGGCCGGCCCACGATCGTCCAGCGCTTCGAGTTGGCCCGCGGCGACCGCGTCAAGGACATCGTGGGCCGGGCGGGGGGCGCCGCGGCCCATGCCGACCTCCGGCTCGCCTTCGTCGACCGGACCGGCGTGGGCGGCCCCCGCCAGCGCATCCCGGTCGATCTCCACCGGCTTCTCGTGGAGAAGGATGACACCCAGAACATCGCACTGGAAAACGGCGACGTGCTCACGCTCCCGGTGGCCGAGGACAAGGTGTACGTGCTGGGGGAGGTCCGGACGCCGGGCGCCGTCGATTTCCGCCCCGACCTGACCCCACGGGAGTACCTGGCCCTGGCCGGCGGACCGACGGTCCGCGCCCGCTTCAAGAACGCCTCGGTGACGTTCCGCAACGGGCGGTCGTACGCGCTGGCTCAGGCTCCCCCGCTGGAGGCGGGAGCCGTGGTGACCGTGCCCGAGGTCTCGGTACGCTGGTACCACGACTACCTGGCCATCGCCCAGGCGGTCGCGTCCATCATCACCGCGTACACGGCGCTGTATTTCCTGTTCCGAGACTGA